Proteins encoded together in one Ictidomys tridecemlineatus isolate mIctTri1 chromosome 3, mIctTri1.hap1, whole genome shotgun sequence window:
- the Camk2n2 gene encoding calcium/calmodulin-dependent protein kinase II inhibitor 2, producing the protein MSEILPYSEDKMGRFGADPEGSDLSFSCRLQDTNSFFAGNQAKRPPKLGQIGRAKRVVIEDDRIDDVLKGMGEKPPSGV; encoded by the exons ATGTCCGAGATCCTACCTTACAGCGAGGACAAGATGGGCCGCTTCGGCGCAGACCCCGAGGGCTCCGACCTCTCCTTCAGCTGCCGCCTGCAGGACACCAACTCCTTCTTCGCGGGCAACCAGGCCAAGCGACCCCCCAAGCTGGGCCAGATCGGCCGAGCCAAGCGAG TGGTGATCGAGGATGACCGGATAGACGACGTGCTGAAGGGGATGGGGGAGAAGCCGCCGTCCGGAGTGTAG